One Beggiatoa leptomitoformis DNA segment encodes these proteins:
- a CDS encoding transporter substrate-binding domain-containing protein: MKTIYKIIIVLLIIIGGVGLYQTFISVPPAPVVREHLVVVTEASYPPFNMRNEKGEIVGFDIDLINTLCDRVKIKCTMTTQNWDKIVSGLLTKQYDVIVNSMSITADRQLFLAFSDPYQSNRLAFIVPVASNIHYNKELKGKIIAVQKGTVSTRYLEAAANFGVLQVKQFETQNDAWNSLLNKEVDAVLTDKLLGYAWLKTAQAKDYAFTDEFIDFGDKIGIAFRKEDSALVKQFNAALADILRDGTYEKMNANYFPFSIY; encoded by the coding sequence ATGAAAACTATTTACAAAATAATCATTGTATTACTTATTATTATTGGGGGTGTTGGTTTATATCAAACGTTCATTTCAGTGCCTCCTGCCCCTGTTGTTCGTGAACATCTTGTTGTGGTAACAGAAGCGAGTTATCCCCCCTTTAATATGCGCAATGAGAAAGGGGAAATCGTTGGTTTTGATATTGATTTGATAAATACATTGTGTGACCGTGTGAAGATAAAATGCACAATGACTACGCAGAATTGGGATAAAATCGTTTCTGGATTATTAACAAAACAATATGATGTGATTGTAAATAGCATGTCGATTACAGCAGACCGTCAATTGTTCTTAGCTTTTAGCGACCCTTATCAGTCAAACCGTCTGGCCTTTATTGTACCTGTCGCTAGCAATATTCATTATAACAAGGAATTAAAAGGGAAAATAATTGCTGTACAAAAAGGAACCGTTAGTACGCGATATTTAGAAGCCGCCGCTAATTTTGGCGTGTTACAGGTAAAACAGTTTGAAACCCAGAATGATGCTTGGAATAGCTTGTTAAACAAAGAAGTAGATGCGGTATTAACCGATAAATTACTTGGTTATGCGTGGTTAAAAACTGCACAAGCGAAGGATTATGCGTTTACGGATGAATTTATTGATTTTGGCGATAAAATCGGTATTGCATTTCGTAAAGAAGACAGTGCATTGGTAAAACAATTTAACGCTGCTTTAGCGGATATATTACGCGATGGAACGTATGAGAAAATGAACGCTAATTATTTTCCATTTAGCATTTATTAG
- a CDS encoding sigma-54-dependent Fis family transcriptional regulator, with protein sequence MGVNLIEHILFEKAGGRIWLDQQRMLLVHAQSMGALRNELISALGMERAKGLLLRMGYASGSQDAQTIRRLHPELTDTDLLVLGPQLHSIEGIVEASPLYMDIDIAKGHFYGEFLWKNSFESEVHRQAFGISTEPVCWIQLGYACGYVSGIMGKLVVFKESMCSATGDKHCINIGKPLKDWDDWEKLIKYFEPDLIFEQILDLQSQVTYLQESISQTPSNLIGCSQGFKHVCEMVSKAAHSNVTVLLLGETGVGKELFARTLHQQSSRANAPFIAINCAAIPNDLIEAELFGVEKGAFTGANQSRQGRFERADGGTLFLDEVVELSSCAQAKLLRVLQEGEVERVGGEQVRRVDVRIIAATNEDLKNAVKQGRFRSDLFYRLNVYPITIPPLRERKEDIPLLVRYFFERYNVLHAKKVKGVTDKAMAALLEYGWLGNIRELENAVERGIILADNHSMIEVQHLFASLPESPDLNNVGMKISQNGHLSNSTTTTNFNDVLDKLLEKPLNFEELEQQLIQRALEKTDACLSKAARLLGMTRPTLAYRLKKMHYTGRKTQ encoded by the coding sequence ATGGGGGTCAATTTAATTGAACATATCTTGTTCGAAAAAGCAGGAGGACGAATTTGGCTAGACCAACAAAGAATGCTCTTAGTTCATGCCCAATCAATGGGGGCATTGCGTAATGAATTGATTTCTGCACTCGGTATGGAACGGGCGAAAGGTTTATTGTTACGCATGGGCTATGCATCGGGTTCACAAGATGCGCAAACTATTCGCCGTTTACATCCAGAATTGACAGATACTGATTTATTGGTTTTAGGTCCACAGTTGCATTCAATAGAAGGGATTGTCGAAGCCAGCCCTTTATATATGGATATTGATATTGCAAAAGGGCATTTTTATGGCGAATTTCTCTGGAAAAATTCGTTTGAAAGTGAAGTGCATCGTCAAGCCTTTGGTATTAGTACAGAACCCGTGTGTTGGATACAACTGGGTTATGCTTGTGGCTATGTGTCTGGCATCATGGGCAAACTGGTGGTATTTAAAGAAAGTATGTGTTCGGCAACGGGTGATAAACACTGCATTAATATTGGTAAGCCACTGAAAGACTGGGATGATTGGGAAAAGTTAATCAAGTATTTTGAACCTGACTTGATTTTTGAACAGATTTTGGATTTACAATCGCAAGTTACGTATTTACAAGAATCTATCAGTCAAACACCGTCGAATTTAATTGGCTGTTCGCAAGGATTTAAACATGTTTGCGAGATGGTGAGTAAAGCCGCACACAGTAATGTCACGGTTTTATTACTGGGAGAAACAGGCGTAGGCAAAGAATTATTTGCCCGTACCTTGCACCAACAAAGCTCGCGCGCTAATGCACCATTTATTGCCATTAACTGCGCAGCAATTCCTAATGACTTAATCGAAGCAGAATTATTTGGTGTAGAAAAAGGTGCGTTTACAGGCGCAAATCAATCCCGTCAAGGGCGATTTGAACGGGCGGATGGCGGGACATTATTTTTAGACGAAGTTGTTGAATTATCTTCCTGTGCGCAAGCAAAGCTATTACGTGTGTTACAAGAAGGTGAGGTTGAACGTGTGGGGGGTGAACAAGTCCGTCGTGTGGATGTGCGCATCATTGCGGCGACGAATGAGGATCTAAAAAATGCGGTTAAACAAGGTCGTTTTCGCAGTGATTTATTTTATCGTTTAAATGTTTACCCAATTACTATTCCGCCTTTGCGTGAGCGTAAAGAAGATATTCCCTTGCTTGTTAGGTATTTCTTTGAGCGATACAATGTGTTACACGCAAAAAAAGTTAAAGGCGTTACAGATAAAGCAATGGCTGCACTCTTAGAATACGGTTGGCTTGGAAATATTCGAGAACTAGAAAATGCGGTAGAACGAGGGATTATTCTTGCAGATAATCACAGCATGATTGAGGTACAACATTTATTTGCGTCTTTACCTGAATCACCCGATTTAAACAATGTAGGCATGAAAATCAGCCAAAATGGACATTTATCCAATTCTACAACGACCACGAATTTTAATGATGTGTTGGATAAGTTATTGGAAAAACCATTAAATTTTGAAGAGTTAGAGCAGCAACTGATTCAACGAGCCTTAGAAAAAACGGATGCGTGTTTGTCTAAAGCCGCGCGTTTATTGGGTATGACACGCCCAACATTGGCCTATCGACTGAAGAAAATGCACTATACTGGTCGTAAAACACAGTAA
- a CDS encoding HEAT repeat domain-containing protein: MLKNSLANALNIRGGEGLPLMLLLVHSFFKGISTVFFETTANTLFLKEFDSQYLPYVYMATAVLSISFGIIYSKLEAQLSPDKLLTYTISLLWVMLLFFYLSLSLFGEIQAVAPFFAITMMIWKGVHWILLTLEFWALAGLMFNVRQGKRLFGLTSTGDIIAIILGGASVSFLVKWIGTTNLLLISLIGVTGSLLILRYITHVFPKNFIITVEKDNNGEEISRKPLSELIKEPYVILFFIISAISSMGYYFVDFIFYDTVGAHYTHEEELAGFFGLFFALLGFINFISSALLSGRLLTRYGLTVGLLSLPVIVFITTGLSVSVGILNGTVGAFLWLVTLMKLFDEVLRTAFESPTFRILYQPFPVAERLRIQGVRESIVEPTAVGVAGILLLVCNLVFQLSALHLAMLFLIPLSAWILVAFLLRKNYTKVLMNALSNRKLNGLSLSLEDGSSVAVLQKGLESPLAGEVIYCLNTLEEMEHNNINSFFIKLLEHSQAEVRIHALRKIEQYNVTEAVKIVNQHLLIETNATALGTAIRTFCAISDAEAFEHVATYTNVSNPNIKKGAIVGLLKNGGIDGVLAAGETLNALLISPHAHERCLAADILGDVGITSFYRPLIKLLHDNDVCVRRAALSACSKLKNPKLLPLVLENLSHTDVRETAAATLVAFGDAALPVLEQGLHRQENNYPIQIRLLKVCARIGSHATITLLKSLLQSPPRREVYCQLLKSLVASGYRVQTASEEKQIEHFIEREVRQITLWLASIQDMGIDSITALLVQSLHNEIQKSQELIFFLLAFLHPAKSIFQAQRELLDDSTEKRAYALEALDNIISHDIKILIFPLLDNLSPAQRLARLTTLFPQTRKNRETRLREMLDSTYVSTTAWTKACTLFVVGKSPSTTLQAAVLTVLEQATDPLVRETAIWALAHLKPADLQVKLRPYMKDTSPHIIELIQSLLHPELSISLTHSSPI; this comes from the coding sequence ATGCTTAAAAACTCATTGGCAAATGCGTTAAATATTCGGGGAGGTGAAGGCTTGCCCTTGATGTTGCTATTGGTGCATTCCTTTTTTAAAGGCATTTCAACCGTTTTTTTTGAAACAACAGCCAATACCCTTTTTTTAAAAGAATTTGACTCTCAATATTTGCCTTATGTTTATATGGCAACAGCCGTGTTGTCTATTTCTTTCGGTATCATCTACTCCAAATTAGAAGCACAGCTTTCACCTGATAAATTATTAACTTATACAATTAGTCTTTTATGGGTGATGCTATTATTTTTCTATTTATCCCTGTCCTTATTTGGAGAAATACAAGCTGTCGCGCCCTTTTTTGCCATCACAATGATGATATGGAAAGGCGTGCATTGGATATTGCTCACCTTAGAATTTTGGGCATTAGCGGGACTCATGTTTAATGTGCGACAAGGGAAACGTCTATTCGGACTCACTTCTACAGGGGATATTATCGCCATCATCCTTGGCGGTGCATCAGTTTCTTTTCTTGTCAAATGGATAGGAACAACGAATTTACTCTTAATTTCCCTCATTGGCGTTACAGGTTCATTATTGATTTTGCGCTATATTACCCATGTTTTTCCTAAGAATTTTATTATAACGGTGGAAAAAGATAATAATGGCGAAGAAATATCACGTAAACCCCTCAGTGAGTTAATTAAAGAACCTTATGTAATCCTATTTTTTATTATTTCTGCCATTTCATCAATGGGTTATTACTTCGTTGATTTTATTTTTTATGACACGGTTGGCGCGCATTACACCCACGAAGAAGAATTGGCAGGTTTCTTTGGTTTATTCTTCGCCTTACTCGGATTTATAAACTTTATTAGCAGTGCATTACTATCAGGGCGATTACTCACTCGTTACGGTTTAACCGTCGGTTTATTATCTTTGCCCGTTATTGTATTCATCACAACGGGTTTATCCGTGTCAGTTGGGATATTAAATGGCACAGTGGGTGCGTTTTTATGGCTTGTTACCCTAATGAAATTATTTGACGAAGTCTTACGCACCGCCTTTGAATCCCCTACTTTTCGCATTCTCTATCAACCCTTTCCCGTTGCAGAACGCCTGCGTATTCAAGGCGTGCGAGAATCCATTGTTGAACCGACGGCAGTAGGGGTTGCAGGGATTTTATTATTAGTGTGTAACCTCGTTTTTCAACTGTCTGCACTACATCTTGCCATGCTGTTTTTAATACCACTCAGTGCATGGATTTTAGTCGCGTTTTTATTACGTAAAAATTACACTAAAGTATTAATGAATGCACTGAGTAATCGTAAACTCAATGGCTTATCCTTATCTTTAGAAGATGGTTCAAGTGTTGCGGTGTTACAAAAAGGGCTAGAAAGTCCTTTAGCGGGTGAAGTTATTTACTGCTTAAATACTTTAGAAGAGATGGAACATAATAATATAAATAGCTTTTTTATCAAGCTATTAGAGCATTCACAAGCGGAAGTACGTATTCACGCCCTGCGAAAAATTGAACAGTACAACGTAACGGAAGCCGTTAAAATAGTAAATCAACATTTGTTAATAGAAACCAATGCAACCGCCTTAGGCACAGCTATTCGCACTTTTTGCGCTATTAGCGATGCAGAAGCCTTTGAACACGTTGCAACTTATACCAATGTGAGTAATCCAAATATTAAAAAAGGCGCGATTGTCGGATTACTCAAAAATGGGGGAATTGATGGCGTACTTGCCGCAGGTGAAACCTTGAATGCACTCCTTATTTCACCCCATGCACATGAACGTTGTTTAGCGGCTGATATTTTAGGCGATGTTGGCATTACTAGTTTTTATCGCCCGCTTATCAAATTATTACACGATAATGATGTTTGTGTCCGTCGTGCAGCCCTATCTGCCTGTAGTAAATTAAAAAATCCTAAACTTTTACCGCTGGTATTAGAAAATCTTTCTCACACAGATGTTCGTGAGACAGCCGCCGCGACACTCGTTGCATTTGGTGATGCGGCATTACCTGTGTTAGAACAAGGATTACACCGGCAAGAAAATAATTATCCAATTCAAATTAGACTATTAAAAGTTTGCGCCCGTATCGGTAGTCACGCAACAATAACCTTATTAAAATCATTGCTCCAGTCTCCGCCACGTCGGGAAGTATATTGCCAGTTGTTAAAATCATTGGTTGCTTCTGGTTATCGGGTACAAACGGCGAGCGAGGAAAAACAAATTGAACACTTTATCGAGCGGGAAGTACGACAAATTACGTTATGGTTAGCCAGTATTCAAGACATGGGCATAGACAGCATAACGGCATTATTGGTGCAAAGTCTGCACAACGAGATTCAAAAAAGCCAAGAGCTTATTTTTTTCCTCCTCGCTTTTTTACATCCTGCAAAATCCATTTTTCAAGCGCAACGGGAATTACTTGATGACTCTACCGAAAAACGGGCCTACGCTTTAGAAGCCTTAGATAATATTATCAGCCATGATATTAAAATCCTTATTTTTCCGTTATTAGACAATCTCAGTCCTGCCCAACGCCTTGCCCGTTTAACAACATTATTTCCTCAAACACGTAAAAACCGCGAAACACGGTTGCGTGAAATGTTAGACAGTACCTACGTTTCTACAACCGCATGGACAAAAGCCTGCACGCTTTTTGTGGTTGGCAAATCGCCCAGCACAACGTTACAAGCGGCTGTTTTAACTGTGTTAGAACAAGCAACTGACCCCTTAGTTCGTGAAACCGCTATTTGGGCATTAGCACACTTAAAACCTGCTGATTTACAGGTAAAATTAAGACCTTATATGAAAGATACATCACCGCATATTATTGAATTAATTCAAAGTTTGTTACATCCTGAATTATCTATTTCGCTTACGCATTCTTCACCGATTTAA
- a CDS encoding restriction endonuclease, whose protein sequence is MSLATELLNRIIELSPAFFERLVVELLVKMGYGGSIKDAGKTIGRTGDEGIDGMIKEDKLGLGIIYLQAKRWQPNNTVGRPELQKFVGALAGQGAKKGVFITTSRFTKDAIDYVPKNDTRIVLIDGEQLAQLMIDYNLGCTTQQTYELKKIDSDYFDEAW, encoded by the coding sequence ATGTCATTGGCAACCGAATTATTAAACAGAATCATTGAACTGTCGCCCGCTTTTTTTGAACGATTAGTCGTCGAACTACTCGTTAAAATGGGCTACGGTGGTTCAATTAAAGATGCGGGAAAAACCATTGGGCGCACTGGTGATGAAGGTATTGACGGCATGATAAAAGAGGACAAGTTAGGGTTGGGAATTATTTATCTCCAAGCCAAACGTTGGCAACCAAACAACACCGTTGGGCGACCAGAATTACAGAAGTTTGTGGGGGCTTTAGCAGGGCAAGGGGCAAAAAAAGGCGTTTTTATCACCACCTCACGCTTTACAAAAGATGCTATTGATTATGTTCCAAAAAATGACACCAGAATTGTGTTAATTGATGGCGAACAACTCGCACAACTCATGATAGATTACAATCTAGGCTGCACAACACAACAAACATATGAACTCAAGAAAATTGACAGTGATTATTTTGATGAGGCGTGGTAG
- a CDS encoding phenol hydroxylase subunit, which yields MLETAITRYVRVTGTKAERFVEFDFAIGDPDVYVELILPFIQFRQFCEQQAIVFMTDEQASQVDLDRLKWRYSQHGDSEH from the coding sequence ATGTTAGAAACCGCAATAACGCGCTATGTGCGGGTTACAGGGACAAAAGCCGAGCGTTTTGTCGAATTCGATTTCGCTATTGGTGACCCTGACGTGTACGTCGAGTTAATTCTCCCTTTTATCCAGTTTAGACAATTTTGTGAACAGCAAGCTATTGTTTTTATGACAGATGAGCAGGCTTCACAAGTAGATTTAGACCGTTTGAAATGGCGTTACAGTCAACACGGGGACAGCGAGCATTAG
- a CDS encoding ATP-binding protein, giving the protein MALTSLFQNTQANTPFYIPLRYSLTGAFLGMVLVLLFLVSTIHFLETKSYLEQMYSHLQQQAENNVSNAVRLLTINQKVVDDVLTEQIQTYIPLLETAFNQQDGDADKIDWNSLKKQFGEENDFFIVNEQGIVTHSSHLRLLGADYQRLPALLEMLKTAYRQQTPLYSRPIYDYNRQRVGKLAYYPTLNHQFLGIYASTQKYPHIIDTFDISKVTSRLRLLNNTIQSIRIFNLYESLLNDETPLDSKTKKIIALMTQTRTPPQYLLEQENYKNRHYLFVNLSDEQNVLLADNSKIIEITHNRKIIDDSLEQLNNIYYILIISSIILSIIFTYLIANYITHPIKEIINSINIIALGNLEHLITIKANNELKILKDSITLMVNSMLVFINQIKQQNTELQKLDKMKDEFLSNTSHELRTPINGIIGITESMLDGVSGTLTDDARHNLLLIALSGKRLSSLVNDLLDFAQLKHRELVLNLKPVDIRIVTDIVLNIARPLVGQKNITLINHIADDILAMADEERLQQILLNLVTNAIKFTEFGRIEIFSSSFNDRFLMISVADTGIGIPENKIEHIFNAFEQADTSISREYGGAGLGLSITKKLVELHGGEVRLQSTVSKGSRFSFTLPATSRERILFEAPIPVVLTEQSEKLLPQPFELLLAENQAINLPLPATLAAETNNASSNKPFRILVVDDDPVNLKVLENQLALANYQTVRAMDGHEALDHLWAGEEFTLVLLDIMMPRMSGFDVCRIIRTQYPATQLPVIMLTARSQENDLVEGLEVGANDYITKPFSKVELLSRIKTHINLARINIAYSHFVPLEFLKLLEKDSIIEVRLGDHVQKRMSVLFADIRSFTSLSEAMSPQDNFSFLNAYLQQVSPVIRQYNGFIDKYIGDTVMALFPDKADDALQAAISMLAALAKYNLTRGRPGRPIIRIGIGIHIGNLMLGTIGEEKRMEGTVISDAVNLASRMEGLTRIYNISLAISKQLLDSLEHPENHHYRFVGKLRVKGKREPVQVIEVLDAEPDATTRQLKIMCTDKFDKAIQYFFDKSFIESAQLFEHIATLNPADKVAGFYLDRCHYYKTEGIPDDWEGVEELREK; this is encoded by the coding sequence ATGGCATTGACAAGTCTTTTTCAGAATACACAAGCTAACACACCTTTTTATATTCCCTTGCGTTACAGCCTAACGGGTGCATTTTTAGGGATGGTATTAGTCCTTTTGTTTCTCGTGTCAACAATACACTTTCTGGAAACAAAAAGCTATTTAGAACAAATGTATAGCCATTTACAACAACAAGCTGAAAACAATGTCAGCAATGCCGTCCGTTTATTAACTATTAATCAAAAAGTTGTCGATGATGTTTTAACAGAACAAATTCAAACGTATATTCCTTTATTAGAAACAGCTTTTAATCAACAAGATGGTGATGCAGATAAAATTGATTGGAATAGTTTAAAAAAACAATTTGGTGAGGAAAATGATTTTTTTATCGTTAATGAACAAGGCATCGTAACGCATAGCAGTCATTTACGGTTATTAGGGGCAGACTATCAACGCTTGCCTGCTTTATTAGAGATGTTAAAAACCGCCTATCGTCAGCAAACGCCTTTATATAGCCGCCCTATTTATGATTATAACCGTCAACGAGTGGGAAAATTAGCTTATTATCCTACCCTTAACCATCAGTTTTTGGGCATTTATGCCAGTACGCAAAAATATCCGCATATTATTGATACTTTTGATATATCTAAGGTAACAAGTCGACTCCGTTTGTTGAATAACACTATTCAGTCAATTCGTATTTTTAACTTATATGAATCTTTACTTAATGATGAGACTCCCTTAGATAGTAAAACTAAAAAAATCATTGCGTTGATGACACAAACACGGACACCACCGCAATATTTGCTTGAACAAGAAAATTATAAAAATAGGCATTATTTATTCGTTAATTTAAGTGATGAACAAAACGTTTTGTTAGCTGATAACAGTAAAATTATAGAAATAACACATAATCGTAAAATTATTGATGATAGCCTTGAACAACTAAATAATATTTATTATATATTAATCATTAGCAGTATTATTCTTAGCATTATTTTTACTTATCTCATTGCTAATTATATTACCCATCCAATTAAGGAAATTATCAATAGTATCAATATTATTGCGCTAGGAAACTTAGAACATCTTATTACCATAAAAGCGAATAATGAATTAAAAATACTTAAAGATAGCATTACTTTAATGGTTAATAGCATGTTAGTCTTTATTAACCAAATAAAACAACAGAATACAGAATTACAAAAATTAGATAAGATGAAAGATGAATTTTTATCTAATACCTCACATGAATTGCGTACACCTATCAATGGAATCATCGGTATTACGGAATCTATGCTTGATGGCGTATCAGGCACATTAACCGATGACGCACGTCATAACTTATTACTCATTGCGCTGAGTGGTAAACGTCTTTCTAGTTTAGTCAATGATTTACTTGATTTTGCACAACTTAAACATCGTGAATTGGTATTAAATCTTAAGCCTGTAGATATTCGTATCGTAACGGATATTGTCTTAAATATTGCGCGTCCCTTAGTTGGTCAAAAAAATATCACGCTGATTAACCACATTGCAGATGATATTTTAGCCATGGCAGATGAAGAGCGATTACAACAAATTTTGCTGAATTTGGTCACGAATGCGATTAAATTTACTGAATTTGGACGAATAGAAATATTTAGCAGTTCATTTAATGATAGATTTTTAATGATTTCTGTTGCGGATACAGGTATTGGTATTCCAGAAAATAAAATCGAGCATATTTTCAACGCATTTGAACAAGCCGATACGTCTATTTCCAGAGAATACGGCGGTGCGGGGTTAGGATTATCTATTACTAAAAAACTGGTTGAATTACATGGGGGAGAAGTTCGGCTACAATCCACCGTGAGTAAAGGCAGTCGCTTTAGTTTTACCCTACCAGCAACCAGTCGGGAACGTATTTTATTTGAAGCCCCAATCCCCGTTGTGTTGACAGAACAAAGTGAAAAATTATTACCACAACCGTTTGAACTATTATTAGCAGAAAATCAAGCGATTAACCTGCCATTGCCCGCCACACTCGCGGCAGAAACTAATAATGCCAGTTCTAATAAACCATTCCGCATTTTAGTTGTTGATGATGACCCTGTTAATTTAAAAGTATTAGAAAATCAACTGGCTTTAGCCAATTATCAAACCGTCAGGGCAATGGATGGACATGAGGCTTTAGACCACCTATGGGCGGGCGAGGAATTTACGCTAGTATTACTGGATATTATGATGCCTAGAATGTCAGGTTTTGACGTTTGTCGCATTATTCGGACGCAATACCCCGCCACACAATTGCCCGTTATCATGTTGACCGCCCGCAGCCAAGAAAATGACCTTGTAGAAGGGTTAGAAGTGGGTGCAAACGACTATATTACCAAGCCTTTTTCAAAAGTAGAATTGCTCAGTCGTATTAAAACCCACATTAATCTTGCGCGTATTAATATTGCTTATAGCCATTTTGTTCCTTTAGAATTCCTTAAGTTACTAGAAAAAGACAGCATCATAGAGGTGCGACTGGGTGACCACGTACAGAAACGGATGTCTGTTTTGTTTGCGGATATTCGTTCTTTTACCAGTCTGTCTGAGGCGATGAGTCCACAAGATAACTTTAGTTTTCTCAATGCTTACCTACAACAAGTCAGTCCTGTTATACGCCAATATAATGGTTTTATTGATAAATATATTGGTGATACCGTAATGGCTTTATTCCCCGATAAGGCAGACGATGCCCTACAAGCGGCAATTAGTATGTTAGCGGCATTGGCAAAATATAATCTGACACGCGGCAGACCGGGCAGACCGATTATCCGCATTGGTATTGGTATTCACATCGGCAATTTGATGCTGGGAACAATTGGCGAGGAAAAACGCATGGAAGGGACGGTTATTTCTGATGCGGTCAATCTTGCCTCGCGGATGGAGGGATTAACGCGGATTTACAATATATCGCTAGCCATCAGTAAACAACTGTTAGACAGTTTGGAACATCCTGAAAATCATCATTATCGGTTTGTTGGTAAATTGCGTGTCAAAGGTAAACGTGAACCCGTACAAGTCATTGAAGTGTTAGATGCCGAACCTGACGCGACCACTCGACAATTAAAAATTATGTGTACGGATAAATTTGACAAGGCGATTCAATACTTTTTTGATAAATCTTTTATCGAGTCGGCGCAATTATTTGAACATATTGCAACGTTAAATCCTGCGGATAAAGTTGCAGGATTCTACTTAGACCGTTGTCATTATTATAAAACTGAAGGTATTCCTGATGATTGGGAAGGTGTAGAAGAATTACGCGAAAAATAG
- a CDS encoding ABC transporter ATP-binding protein, giving the protein MPLPAIEITHLSTQFGKMVIHEDVNMTIQQQEIVAIIGGSGTGKSTILREIILLERPISGSIKVLGREVLGLSDRQAQWLRRECGMMFQNGALFSSLTVAENVAIPLQEHTQLSKTTIAELVAYKIALVGLPPTAGNKYPSQLSGGMIKRAAVARALALDPKILFLDEPTAGLDPVGADSLDDMILQLRELLGLTIVIVTHDLDTLWKVTDRIAVLADKKVLAVEPIRDLLKIDHAWLKEYFHGVRGRVTAYAHEPV; this is encoded by the coding sequence ATGCCCTTACCTGCTATAGAAATCACCCATCTTTCTACCCAATTTGGCAAAATGGTTATTCATGAGGATGTAAACATGACCATTCAACAACAAGAAATTGTTGCCATTATTGGCGGTAGTGGAACAGGAAAATCGACCATTTTGCGGGAAATTATCCTGTTAGAAAGACCTATTTCAGGATCTATAAAAGTCTTAGGACGCGAAGTATTAGGCTTAAGTGATAGACAAGCCCAATGGCTACGGCGCGAATGTGGCATGATGTTTCAAAATGGCGCGTTATTTAGCTCACTCACCGTTGCAGAAAACGTTGCAATCCCCCTACAAGAACACACACAACTAAGCAAAACCACCATTGCTGAATTAGTTGCCTATAAAATAGCCCTTGTCGGCTTACCACCAACAGCGGGCAATAAATACCCCAGTCAATTAAGCGGTGGCATGATTAAACGCGCGGCTGTTGCACGGGCATTAGCCCTAGACCCTAAAATTCTCTTTTTAGACGAACCAACCGCAGGACTAGACCCCGTTGGTGCGGATTCGTTAGACGATATGATTTTACAATTGCGCGAATTATTAGGACTGACCATTGTCATCGTAACGCACGATTTAGATACTTTATGGAAAGTAACGGATAGAATTGCTGTCCTTGCAGATAAAAAAGTATTAGCCGTTGAACCCATACGCGATTTATTAAAGATTGACCACGCATGGCTGAAAGAGTATTTTCACGGCGTGCGCGGACGAGTTACTGCGTATGCGCATGAACCTGTATAA